CGAAATGATATAACAAATTTGCGAGGAAAAGCTCTAAATTGGTAATACCTAAATTCATACCGGGACATATTCTTTTTCCCGCACCAAATGGTATTAGTTCAAATGTTGTCCCTTTGTAATCTATAGGACAATCTTCAAACCTTTCGGGTTTAAACTTTCCAGCATCTGCCCAAGTATTAGGATCTCTTCCAATTGCCCAAGCATTCACAATAATTCTAGTTTTCGGATGAATTTCGTATCCATCAATTCGTGTTCTTTCTCTGCATTCTCTTGGAATCAAGGCACCAGGAGGATGTAGTCTTAGAGTTTCTTTGACTACTAATTTGAAGAATTTCAAATCTTGGAATTTCGATTCATCAATCTTGCCCGTTTCGCCAAATACTCGTCTTAGCTCTTGTTGTGCTTTTCTCATTTCTGTTGGGTTCTTCATCAGCTCTGCCATTGCCCATTCTGTAACTTTCGATGTTGTTTCGCTTCCGACTGTAAACATTTGCTGCAACCGAAAAATATTGAACCGTTATGTAAGAAACCTTAGACATGGATGGAAGTATAGGGGTCACAGAGGGTCCGTAGAAATCCCGACCcaagaagaaataaaaaaaaaaaaaattataattagccACAGAAATTCTAAACATATGCTGCAATAGAAAAACAATAATATGATCACTTTATGACCTAAAAAAACAACTTTGATATAAGGATAAAAGTAAAACTCACCTTTTTATTATTGGTGTTACTGTTATGCAAAATTGATTAATATTTGTTACATCTTAAAAGTTATATTTCAAATTTTACCTTATCATAAAGatttaactcaattttactaTTCTAAGTACCAgcataagaaaataaataattgtGTTAGGACTTTCCCAAACAAAGTTCTAACTTACTCCCAAATGTACACCGAAAAAGGATTGTGTCACATATAGGAGTTATATAGCTCTCTAATTAATAATGTGAGATATTTAATATAAACACGTATATGCGGATTCAGGTTTCACTGACAATAGGTGTTTGGAGTGCTCTCTGATGATCTATATAGGTGCTCAATTAATATGTTTTGAGTGGTTTTTGcagaaaataaattataactcGTACACGGATTTCATAGAGTTTTCTGATGACCAATGTATGCTCAAGTCCCCCAACCCCCTAAATCCGTCACTGGTTATACCCAGAACCATATGCAGCGTAAAGCAAATATCCATAGATTACtaaacattaaataaaacaCTCTCATTACCATGTAACCAAAAGTCAAACTCATTCCAAAGTGTGTTAAATGAAAATCtatattttaatgatatttaatACATCATTAGAATTATTAGTATTTGTAAGTGGGTTAAATGTATTAATGCTCACTAAAATTTCAGggttatctcaaaatggtcatccaatttcaatttgtttcaataaaagtATCAAACTTTAAATTTTGTCTTAATAACATCACTTGGTCGACTTCAAGAGCCAAAGACACCTGAAATATAAGGTGGCAGTCATGTATGGTTTCTGATAGTGGTGAAAGTTGACTACTGCTGATGTGGCAGCCATGTCAGATTTCGGCCTCTTTTTGATCTGGAACTCGTTGGagtgattttattaagacaaatttaaaattgagtgatttttatgaggcaaattgaagttgagtgaacatattttgagacaaccataaaAATTTAGTGAGTGCATTAACCCATTTGCAACTAGAAGTATGAAGGAATTATAATTGTAAAAGTTATTTTTGAATTTTCCCAATAAGTGTAACaagtaaaatatatatacactaaCCAGAATGGATGCTTTGATGCTTTCATTTGTCAATGGTAGTGGAAGATTTCCATTTTTGTGCAGATTCAACAAAACATCTAAAAGATTATCAGCTTCAGAATATTTCTTAGCTTTATGCTCATTAATAATATCTTCAAGTATCTGATCTGTTTCCTGATGTAAACTCTGGGGTTTTGACTTAACTCCACTAATATAATGAAGTAATTTCCACGACGGAAACGCATCCGCGACGCCAAAGCTCGTCGCCGTCTCATTAACTGCGTCGGCAATACTCAACAATCTTTCTTTTTGCTTACAATTCTTCCCCACAGCTGTTCTTATCATGATCGAATTTGTAAACTCAAAGATGACCTTTGTAAGATTGACCGGCGATCCGCCTTTCGAACGGAGGAACCTGATTGCATCAGCAACTTCTTCAGTCCTGATTAACTTGGAAGATTGAACTCTTTTGGCACTGAGAAATTCAAGTATCCAAATTTTCCTCATCTGCCTCCAGTGATCTCCATATGAACCAAACAAGATATCCTGCCGATTGTAAAGAACAATCTGTGCATCTAACACGAGAGGCCGCTCCGCGAATGATTCACCCTGAGTTTTCATAACCTCTTTGGCTGCCTCAGCTGATGAAATTATAACAGCAGGAACTTGGCCAATTTGAAGACCCATAACAGGTCCATAAATTTGAGACAAAGCTCTAAAACGTTGATGAGTTAGATCAGAACTTACTAATAAATGAGGAAGATTACCTAAAATTGGAAATTTCCATGGCCCTGGAGGAAGATCTGAGTCCTGATTCTGTTTCTTCCATAGCCTGAATATTATAGAGATAAAAAGAAGCAAGCTTAAAAAGATGGGAAAAGAGGGATTTTGCTGCTCCATTTTTATGTTAGATTGTGGAGTGTATGAAAGTATACTATATGCTactttatatatacaaaaaatcaCTTTACATCATAATGCaccttttttatgtttatagtaTGTATGGCACCTTAATTTTTTCTAACACAGGAATGTTGTCTATAccttttttttaaggaaaaaagGAACTAATATTATTAGAATATCTTCTAGAAAATTAATGTAGAGCCCTGAATCTTTGAAAAATAGACATTAAAAATCCAGCCATGCATATTAATTTTTCTCAATTATATCATCTATACTATATGAGGTAATATTGGCCCAAGCctaattt
The DNA window shown above is from Euphorbia lathyris chromosome 1, ddEupLath1.1, whole genome shotgun sequence and carries:
- the LOC136220733 gene encoding cytochrome P450 726A27-like; this translates as MEQQNPSFPIFLSLLLFISIIFRLWKKQNQDSDLPPGPWKFPILGNLPHLLVSSDLTHQRFRALSQIYGPVMGLQIGQVPAVIISSAEAAKEVMKTQGESFAERPLVLDAQIVLYNRQDILFGSYGDHWRQMRKIWILEFLSAKRVQSSKLIRTEEVADAIRFLRSKGGSPVNLTKVIFEFTNSIMIRTAVGKNCKQKERLLSIADAVNETATSFGVADAFPSWKLLHYISGVKSKPQSLHQETDQILEDIINEHKAKKYSEADNLLDVLLNLHKNGNLPLPLTNESIKASILQMFTVGSETTSKVTEWAMAELMKNPTEMRKAQQELRRVFGETGKIDESKFQDLKFFKLVVKETLRLHPPGALIPRECRERTRIDGYEIHPKTRIIVNAWAIGRDPNTWADAGKFKPERFEDCPIDYKGTTFELIPFGAGKRICPGMNLGITNLELFLANLLYHFDWEFTDGMTPQTLDMSEAVGGAVRKKIDLKLIPIPYQVTLDSNNS